From one Lycium ferocissimum isolate CSIRO_LF1 chromosome 7, AGI_CSIRO_Lferr_CH_V1, whole genome shotgun sequence genomic stretch:
- the LOC132063309 gene encoding gibberellin 2-beta-dioxygenase 2 — MVVSTPTPLLRRANKKTSALGVPTIDLSDDKSNVSELIVKACEDYGFFKVVNHGVPKKVIARMEREAVDFFSRPVSQKQRAGPATPFGYGCKNIGFNGDKGDLEYILLEANPVSLSQRAKTLSNDPSTFSCVTNDYISAVRKLACDILELVAEGLRMEDKSMFSKLISDSQNDSCFRVNHYPPFNAPNHSHHHKEFNNHWDPSSVEEEERLHISPLPTVGSKSRVGFGEHTDPQILTILRSNDVSGLQICSHDGFWIPVPPDPNEFFVFVGDSFQALTNGRFTSVRHRVLAMNSWKTRMSMMYFAAPALNAWINAPPQINNILLTHNIYRPFTWGEFKQTVYSLRLADSRLDHFKNHTQ; from the exons ATGGTCGTGTCAACTCCAACTCCGCTACTACGGCGTGCTAACAAGAAAACCTCGGCTTTAGGAGTTCCCACAATTGACTTGTCCGATGACAAGTCCAATGTGTCTGAACTGATAGTGAAAGCATGCGAAGATTATGGTTTCTTCAAAGTAGTAAACCATGGTGTTCCAAAGAAGGTTATTGCGAGAATGGAGAGGGAAGCTGTGGACTTCTTTTCACGTCCAGTTTCGCAGAAGCAACGCGCTGGACCTGCGACTCCTTTTGGGTATGGTTGCAAGAACATTGGATTCAATGGGGACAAGGGTGATCTTGAATATATTCTTTTGGAAGCCAATCCTGTTTCTCTTTCTCAACGAGCCAAAACCCTCTCTAATGACCCTTCTACTTTCAG CTGCGTCACAAATGATTACATAAGTGCAGTTAGGAAGCTGGCTTGCGACATTCTTGAATTGGTGGCTGAAGGTTTACGGATGGAAGACAAGTCTATGTTTAGCAAGCTCATAAGTGATTCACAGAACGACTCTTGCTTCAGGGTCAATCACTATCCCCCATTTAATGCACctaatcatagtcatcatcataAAGAATTTAACAATCATTGGGACCCATCATCAGTGGAAGAAGAAGAACGACTCCACATATCTCCTCTCCCTACTGTTGGATCAAAATCAAGAGTTGGATTTGGAGAGCATACTGACCCTCAAATATTAACTATACTTCGATCAAATGACGTTAGTGGCCTCCAAATCTGTTCTCATGACGGATTTTGGATCCCTGTTCCTCCAGACCCCAATGAGTTCTTTGTTTTTGTGGGGGACTCCTTTCAG GCTTTGACGAATGGAAGATTCACAAGCGTGAGGCATAGGGTGCTGGCGATGAATTCATGGAAGACCAGAATGTCCATGATGTACTTTGCGGCTCCTGCACTTAACGCTTGGATAAATGCTCCTCCTCAAATCAACAATATTCTTTTGACTCATAATATCTACAGGCCTTTCACATGGGGCGAGTTTAAACAGACTGTATATTCCTTGCGTCTGGCTGATAGTCGTCTTGACCATTTCAAAAATCACACCCAATAG